From one Salinibacterium hongtaonis genomic stretch:
- a CDS encoding heme ABC transporter ATP-binding protein, whose product MAANSVTVSARSIGVTIDRATLLRDVSLDIRGGEVLALVGPNGAGKSTLLGVLSGDRAPAEGRVEYDGRDVATLKHLELAQLRSVLTQEYSVSFPFRVREVVEMGRSPWSRVTDIDNDDEVIDAALASTDVTHLVDRRFTSLSGGEKARVSLARVLAQSTPVVFLDEPTAALDLRHQEDVMRVARRLASEGRAVVVVLHDLSLAGAYADRIALLADGRMVTVGTPAEVLTADLVRNAYGLEVQILHQPETGRPIVLPVRH is encoded by the coding sequence ATGGCGGCCAACTCTGTGACGGTCTCGGCCCGCAGCATTGGGGTCACGATCGACCGTGCCACGCTGCTGCGGGATGTTTCGCTCGATATCCGCGGCGGCGAAGTCTTGGCCCTGGTGGGGCCCAACGGTGCGGGCAAGTCGACCCTGCTCGGCGTGCTTTCGGGCGACCGTGCCCCTGCCGAGGGTCGGGTCGAGTACGACGGGCGCGATGTCGCCACGCTCAAGCATCTTGAGCTGGCTCAGTTGCGCTCGGTGCTCACGCAGGAATACTCGGTCAGCTTTCCATTCCGCGTTCGCGAGGTCGTTGAGATGGGGCGCAGTCCCTGGTCTCGCGTGACGGATATCGATAACGATGACGAGGTCATCGACGCGGCGCTTGCCTCAACGGACGTGACGCACCTGGTCGATCGCCGCTTCACCTCCCTGTCGGGTGGTGAAAAGGCGCGGGTGTCGCTCGCTCGCGTTCTCGCCCAGAGCACCCCCGTCGTCTTTCTCGACGAGCCCACGGCCGCCCTGGACCTGCGTCACCAAGAAGATGTGATGCGGGTCGCCCGCCGACTCGCTTCGGAGGGGCGCGCCGTCGTGGTTGTGCTTCATGACCTCTCGCTCGCGGGAGCGTATGCCGATCGCATTGCCCTGCTCGCGGACGGGCGCATGGTTACGGTCGGCACCCCTGCCGAGGTTCTCACTGCGGATCTCGTGCGCAATGCCTATGGGCTCGAGGTGCAGATTCTGCATCAACCCGAGACGGGCCGCCCCATCGTGCTGCCCGTACGGCACTGA
- a CDS encoding FecCD family ABC transporter permease: MNEKTRTRRRGVVLTLVLVVALLGGVLLSAMLGQLPVTPTEVIGSILQAMGIQNEWAPTDPIVEATLWAVRFPRIVMGLVVGAALAVAGAVMQAIFGNPLAEPGVVGVSSGAALGAAAAIVFGLTAFGGWIVAVMAFATGLLSVLLVYFVSRSSGRTEVVTLLLTGIAINAFAGAGLAMLMFAGDASSREQIVFWQLGSMNGVRWNEVAIVALVTIAGIIGAMFAARRYDLLALGERAAKHLGVNVEQLRVVSIVLVALLTGVAVAFCGIIAFVGLVVPHIIRMAIGPAHRPLILASAIGGGVLLVFADILARTLISGADLPIGMLTSLVGGPFFFYLLYRARKQSGGWA; encoded by the coding sequence GTGAACGAAAAGACTCGCACGCGCCGCAGAGGCGTGGTGCTCACCCTTGTGCTCGTTGTCGCATTGCTCGGCGGCGTTCTGCTGTCGGCGATGCTCGGCCAGCTGCCCGTCACCCCTACCGAGGTGATCGGCTCGATTCTTCAGGCGATGGGAATCCAGAACGAATGGGCTCCCACCGACCCCATCGTTGAAGCCACCCTGTGGGCGGTGCGGTTCCCGCGCATCGTCATGGGCCTCGTCGTCGGTGCTGCGCTGGCGGTTGCCGGTGCCGTAATGCAGGCGATCTTCGGCAACCCGCTGGCCGAGCCCGGCGTCGTTGGGGTGTCATCCGGTGCCGCCCTTGGCGCTGCCGCCGCGATCGTCTTTGGGCTCACGGCCTTTGGCGGATGGATCGTGGCCGTTATGGCATTCGCCACAGGCCTGTTGTCGGTGCTGCTGGTGTACTTTGTTTCTCGCTCGAGCGGCCGCACCGAGGTTGTCACCCTGCTGCTCACCGGAATCGCGATCAACGCGTTCGCGGGGGCGGGGCTCGCCATGCTCATGTTCGCCGGTGACGCGTCGAGCCGTGAACAGATCGTTTTCTGGCAGCTCGGTTCGATGAATGGCGTTCGGTGGAACGAGGTCGCGATCGTTGCGCTCGTCACAATCGCCGGCATCATCGGCGCGATGTTCGCCGCCCGTCGCTACGACCTGCTCGCGCTCGGTGAGCGCGCCGCCAAGCATCTCGGCGTCAATGTGGAGCAACTGCGTGTCGTATCGATCGTGCTCGTTGCCCTGCTGACGGGTGTCGCGGTCGCCTTCTGCGGCATCATCGCGTTCGTCGGCCTGGTGGTGCCCCACATCATCCGTATGGCTATCGGCCCCGCTCACCGGCCGCTCATCCTGGCCAGCGCCATCGGCGGCGGTGTTCTGTTGGTCTTCGCCGACATCCTGGCGCGCACCCTCATCTCGGGGGCTGACCTGCCCATCGGCATGCTCACGTCGCTCGTTGGCGGGCCGTTCTTCTTCTACCTGCTCTACCGTGCCCGCAAGCAGAGCGGGGGGTGGGCGTGA
- a CDS encoding carbohydrate ABC transporter permease: MTNLTPRQRLSRLDVKVSPYLYIAPFFVLFAATGLYPLIYTFVVSLHEWDLLKGQGEFIGLTNFVSILQDRFFWNSLFNTFSIFLLSAIPQLTVAVFLAAVLDSNIRGKTFWRMSVLLPYVVTPVAVAIIFSNLFGDQYGLINNLLKNFGMDPIAWHQDTFASHVAIATMVNWRWTGYNALILLAAMQAVPRDLHESAALDGASAFRRFFSITLPGIRPTMIFVIITATIGGLQIFAEPKLFDPSTAGGIGGAHRQFQTTVLYLWEMAFFRQDFGEAAAIAWILFLLIIVIGLINFGLSQRIGSAEVRVSKRRTKKRLAEMREAQAPQIEAAVTTPGTIAEDAKL; the protein is encoded by the coding sequence ATGACCAATCTCACCCCCCGCCAGCGACTTAGCCGTCTCGATGTCAAGGTCTCCCCCTACCTCTACATCGCCCCGTTCTTCGTGCTCTTTGCCGCGACCGGCCTCTACCCCCTCATTTACACCTTTGTCGTCTCGCTCCACGAGTGGGACCTGCTCAAAGGTCAGGGCGAGTTCATCGGCCTCACCAACTTCGTCAGCATCCTTCAAGACCGGTTCTTCTGGAACTCGCTCTTCAACACGTTCAGCATCTTCTTGCTCTCGGCCATCCCGCAGCTCACGGTTGCCGTGTTCCTCGCCGCGGTACTCGACAGCAATATCCGCGGCAAGACGTTTTGGCGCATGAGCGTGCTGCTGCCCTACGTTGTCACCCCCGTTGCCGTCGCGATCATCTTCAGCAACCTGTTCGGCGACCAGTACGGCCTCATCAATAACCTGCTCAAGAACTTTGGGATGGATCCCATCGCTTGGCATCAAGACACCTTCGCCAGCCACGTGGCAATCGCGACGATGGTCAACTGGCGCTGGACCGGCTACAACGCCCTCATCCTGCTCGCCGCGATGCAGGCGGTCCCGCGCGATCTGCACGAGTCGGCCGCCCTCGACGGAGCCAGCGCGTTCCGCCGCTTCTTCTCGATCACCCTGCCGGGCATCCGCCCCACCATGATCTTCGTCATCATCACCGCCACGATCGGCGGCCTGCAGATCTTCGCCGAGCCCAAGCTGTTCGACCCGTCGACCGCAGGCGGCATCGGCGGGGCCCATCGGCAGTTCCAAACGACCGTGCTCTATCTATGGGAGATGGCGTTCTTCCGCCAAGACTTTGGCGAGGCAGCTGCCATCGCCTGGATTCTCTTCTTGCTGATCATCGTCATCGGCCTCATCAACTTCGGGCTATCGCAGCGCATCGGCTCGGCCGAGGTCAGGGTGAGCAAGCGGCGCACGAAGAAGCGTCTCGCCGAAATGCGAGAAGCGCAGGCCCCCCAGATCGAGGCGGCTGTCACCACACCCGGCACCATCGCAGAGGACGCGAAGCTATGA
- a CDS encoding GH1 family beta-glucosidase, which produces MPQTLITHLPHNFVWGSATAAAQIEGAAHNDGKEDSIWDAFARVPGAIAQGDTPEVAVDHYNRMPADVEVMKRIGLQSYRFSTSWARIKPGDREVNKKGLEFYSRLVDELLDANILPWLTLYHWDLPQALQEKGGWANRDTAYRFRDYAATVHEVLGDRVDHWTTFNEPLCSSLIGYAAGEHAPGLQDPRAALAAVHHQHLAHGLATTALRELAAQPLEIGITLNLTNAVPNDPTDAVDLEAARRIDALWNRMFLEPILLGAYPVDLLDDVRDYGLAELILPGDLQTISAPIDFLGVNHYHDDNVSGHPLPAGTPAGLQPTPSLKSSPFVGSEYVTFPSRDLPRTAMGWEVNPSGLRTLLVRLTQQYPTLPPLYVTENGASYDGDVVIDGRVSDPERAAYIRAHVEAVNDAVADGADVRGYFLWSLLDNFEWAWGFDKRFGIVHVDYDTQVRTIKDSGLEYASIIAEHTSVHA; this is translated from the coding sequence ATGCCTCAGACACTCATCACCCACCTCCCCCACAACTTTGTGTGGGGCTCGGCCACTGCGGCCGCCCAGATCGAAGGCGCCGCCCACAACGACGGCAAAGAAGACTCGATCTGGGATGCTTTCGCTCGCGTTCCCGGCGCCATCGCCCAGGGCGACACCCCCGAGGTCGCGGTCGACCACTACAACCGCATGCCGGCCGACGTTGAGGTGATGAAGCGCATCGGGCTGCAGTCCTACCGGTTCTCCACCAGCTGGGCCCGCATCAAGCCCGGAGACCGCGAGGTCAACAAAAAGGGCCTCGAGTTCTACAGCCGCCTGGTCGACGAACTACTCGACGCAAACATCCTTCCGTGGCTCACCCTGTATCACTGGGACCTGCCGCAGGCTCTGCAGGAGAAGGGCGGTTGGGCTAACCGCGACACGGCCTACCGCTTCCGCGACTACGCGGCGACGGTGCATGAGGTGCTCGGCGACAGAGTCGACCACTGGACCACCTTCAACGAACCGCTGTGCTCGTCCCTCATCGGTTATGCGGCGGGCGAGCATGCCCCCGGTCTGCAGGATCCCCGTGCTGCCCTCGCCGCAGTGCACCACCAGCACCTCGCCCACGGGCTGGCCACAACGGCCCTTCGGGAGCTGGCGGCGCAGCCCCTCGAGATCGGCATCACGCTCAACCTGACCAACGCGGTGCCCAACGACCCGACGGATGCCGTCGATCTCGAGGCCGCCCGCCGCATCGACGCGCTATGGAACCGCATGTTCCTCGAGCCGATCCTGCTCGGCGCGTACCCCGTGGACCTTCTCGATGATGTGCGGGATTACGGGCTCGCCGAGCTGATTCTCCCCGGCGATCTGCAGACGATCTCGGCACCCATCGACTTTTTGGGCGTCAACCACTACCACGACGACAATGTCAGCGGTCATCCGCTGCCCGCGGGCACTCCGGCTGGGTTGCAGCCGACGCCGAGCCTCAAGTCATCGCCTTTCGTCGGGTCGGAATACGTGACCTTTCCCAGCCGCGACCTGCCCCGCACTGCGATGGGATGGGAGGTCAACCCCTCGGGGCTGCGCACCCTCCTGGTGCGGCTCACGCAGCAGTACCCCACGCTGCCCCCGCTCTATGTCACCGAGAACGGCGCCTCCTACGATGGCGACGTCGTTATCGATGGCCGGGTCTCTGACCCGGAGCGCGCCGCCTACATTCGCGCACATGTCGAGGCCGTCAACGATGCTGTCGCCGACGGCGCCGACGTGCGAGGATACTTTCTCTGGTCGCTGCTCGACAACTTCGAGTGGGCGTGGGGATTCGACAAGCGGTTCGGCATCGTGCACGTGGATTACGACACCCAGGTGCGCACAATTAAAGACAGCGGGCTCGAGTACGCCAGCATCATCGCGGAGCACACGAGCGTCCATGCTTAG
- a CDS encoding DNA-methyltransferase — MTAWTPDCPNRVMQGDNLELIAGLPDGAFTLVYLDPPFNTGRSQTRQTTTSVRSAEGSVRGFKGQNYERIRGDLMSYDDHFEDYWSFLEPRLMEAWRLLADDGTLYLHLDYREAHYAKVMLDALFGRDCFLNEIIWAYDYGAKSKSRWPTKHDTILVYVKNPDAYHFDSEAVDREPYMAPGLVTREKAERGKLPTDVWWHTIVSPTGYEKTGYPTQKPEGILRRIVQASSRPGDWVIDFFAGSGTTGAVAAALGRKFVLVDRSDESMAVIRARLEKASVEVEFVGEAVAKPAGA, encoded by the coding sequence ATGACCGCCTGGACCCCCGATTGCCCGAACCGGGTGATGCAGGGCGACAACCTCGAGCTGATCGCCGGGCTCCCCGATGGCGCATTCACCCTCGTTTACCTCGACCCTCCTTTCAACACCGGTCGGAGTCAGACCCGTCAGACAACGACGAGTGTGCGCAGTGCCGAGGGTTCCGTTCGCGGCTTTAAGGGCCAGAACTACGAGCGCATCCGCGGCGATCTCATGAGCTACGACGACCACTTCGAGGATTACTGGTCGTTTCTCGAACCACGACTCATGGAGGCCTGGCGCCTCCTCGCCGATGACGGCACGCTCTATCTGCATCTCGATTACCGCGAGGCGCACTACGCCAAGGTCATGCTCGATGCCCTTTTTGGCCGCGATTGCTTTCTCAACGAGATCATCTGGGCCTATGACTACGGGGCCAAGTCCAAGAGCCGGTGGCCCACAAAACACGACACGATTCTCGTCTATGTGAAGAATCCGGATGCTTACCACTTCGATTCCGAGGCGGTCGATCGCGAGCCCTATATGGCGCCGGGCCTTGTGACCCGCGAGAAGGCGGAGCGAGGAAAGCTGCCGACCGATGTGTGGTGGCACACGATCGTCTCGCCCACCGGCTATGAGAAGACCGGCTATCCCACTCAGAAGCCCGAGGGCATCCTTCGCCGCATCGTGCAGGCGTCGTCACGGCCGGGAGACTGGGTCATCGACTTTTTCGCCGGAAGCGGCACGACGGGGGCAGTTGCCGCGGCCCTTGGGCGCAAATTTGTGCTCGTGGACCGCAGTGATGAATCGATGGCGGTCATCCGCGCCCGCCTGGAGAAGGCCTCCGTCGAGGTCGAGTTCGTGGGCGAAGCCGTCGCCAAACCCGCGGGCGCATAG
- a CDS encoding LacI family DNA-binding transcriptional regulator — MSIGEASAASAPTLERVAELAGVSRSTVSRVVNGSPNVTPEVVTAVTAAIDRLGYVPNRAARSLASRRTHAIALVIPENTAKFFADPYFASVIQGAAMYLADTEYTLSLLIASETESEKTRRYLQGGNVDGALILSHHSDDSSYVQLSQRMPVVFGGRPMSEDSSQSYFVDVDNVAAAREATQYLIDHGKKNIATISGPHDMASGIDRTQGWREALEAAGLDASLHEEGDFSPSGGEQAMRRLLDRGQPIDGLFAASAQMASGALVALREHGLRVPEDIGIVSIDNDYYAQNSLPPLTTIDQPSVRQGSAIAEVVVRLINGEDVPRRTIIPTHLIERQSV; from the coding sequence ATGAGCATCGGCGAAGCCTCCGCGGCAAGCGCTCCCACACTCGAGAGAGTGGCGGAGCTCGCCGGGGTGTCACGCTCAACGGTCTCACGCGTGGTCAACGGGAGCCCCAATGTCACACCTGAGGTTGTCACTGCGGTCACCGCGGCAATCGACCGCCTCGGTTATGTGCCCAACCGTGCGGCTCGGTCGCTGGCGAGCCGTCGCACTCACGCGATCGCCCTCGTCATCCCCGAGAACACGGCCAAGTTCTTCGCAGACCCTTATTTTGCGTCCGTAATCCAGGGTGCCGCGATGTACCTGGCCGACACCGAGTACACGCTCAGCCTGCTCATCGCCTCCGAGACCGAGTCGGAGAAGACCCGGCGATACCTGCAGGGCGGCAACGTCGATGGGGCGCTCATCCTCTCGCATCACAGCGACGACAGCTCCTATGTGCAACTGTCACAGCGCATGCCCGTGGTCTTCGGTGGCCGCCCCATGAGCGAGGACAGCTCGCAGAGCTACTTCGTGGACGTCGACAACGTTGCCGCCGCTCGTGAGGCCACTCAGTACCTCATCGATCACGGCAAGAAGAACATCGCCACGATCAGCGGACCCCACGACATGGCCTCCGGCATCGACCGTACTCAGGGCTGGCGCGAGGCTCTCGAGGCGGCCGGGCTCGACGCCTCGCTTCACGAAGAGGGCGACTTCTCCCCCAGTGGCGGCGAACAGGCGATGCGCCGGCTCCTCGATCGCGGGCAACCAATCGATGGGCTCTTCGCCGCGAGCGCGCAGATGGCCTCAGGAGCGCTGGTGGCGCTGCGCGAGCACGGCCTCCGCGTGCCAGAAGACATCGGCATCGTCAGCATCGACAACGACTACTACGCCCAAAACTCGCTGCCGCCGCTCACAACGATCGACCAGCCGTCGGTGCGGCAAGGATCGGCCATCGCCGAGGTTGTGGTGCGGCTCATCAATGGGGAGGACGTGCCTCGCCGCACGATCATCCCCACACACCTGATCGAGCGCCAGTCGGTCTAG
- a CDS encoding ABC transporter substrate-binding protein translates to MKLSRGTTAVAAVAGAAAFALVAAGCSASPGGENEDIELSITTFGTFGYDDLYKEYEKANPGIKIKATNIDTGGNARTDAFTKIAAGSGLSDIVAIEEGWLGSVMEVSDQFVDLNDFGAADIADRWVDWKLDQGTDADGRVIGYGTDIGPTGVCYNGTLLEAAGMPSDREGVATLLGGDDATWAKFYEVGNQYKAATGKAWYDQSGFVWNAIVNQMPEGYYTEDGELNIEDNAEMKAAFLELADAAAGGLSANQSQWDWGGGKAFVDGTFATFVCPGWMLGVVKEQVEKGGGDATSGWDFADVFPGGAGNWGGAFLSVATSSKHQEEAAALAAWLTAPEQQLKQFEAAGAFPSTTEAQEELATGGTPNEFFNDAPVGTILASRAEGVKAQFKGPKDSLIQENVFGPAIKSLDSGNSNGEQAWQEALTLLEELVK, encoded by the coding sequence GTGAAGCTTTCACGAGGCACCACCGCTGTTGCCGCCGTCGCTGGCGCAGCAGCTTTTGCCCTTGTCGCGGCGGGATGCTCGGCATCCCCCGGCGGCGAGAACGAAGACATCGAACTGAGCATCACCACGTTCGGAACCTTCGGCTACGACGACCTCTACAAGGAGTACGAGAAGGCCAACCCCGGCATCAAGATCAAGGCGACCAACATCGACACGGGTGGAAACGCCCGCACCGACGCGTTCACCAAGATCGCCGCAGGCAGCGGACTCAGCGACATCGTTGCGATCGAAGAAGGCTGGCTCGGCTCCGTCATGGAGGTCTCCGACCAGTTTGTTGACCTCAACGACTTTGGCGCGGCAGACATTGCCGACCGCTGGGTCGACTGGAAGCTCGACCAGGGCACCGACGCCGACGGCCGCGTCATCGGCTACGGCACCGACATCGGCCCGACGGGCGTCTGCTACAACGGAACGCTTCTCGAGGCAGCGGGCATGCCCTCAGACCGCGAGGGCGTTGCGACGCTGCTCGGCGGCGACGACGCGACCTGGGCCAAGTTCTACGAGGTCGGCAACCAGTACAAGGCGGCAACGGGCAAGGCCTGGTACGACCAGTCCGGCTTCGTGTGGAACGCAATCGTCAACCAGATGCCCGAGGGCTACTACACCGAAGACGGTGAGCTCAACATCGAAGACAACGCCGAGATGAAGGCCGCGTTCCTCGAGCTGGCCGATGCAGCAGCTGGCGGACTCTCCGCCAACCAGTCCCAGTGGGACTGGGGCGGAGGCAAGGCATTCGTTGACGGCACGTTCGCAACGTTCGTCTGCCCCGGCTGGATGCTTGGCGTTGTCAAGGAGCAGGTCGAGAAGGGCGGCGGAGACGCCACCTCCGGCTGGGACTTCGCCGACGTATTCCCCGGCGGCGCTGGCAACTGGGGTGGAGCATTCCTCTCGGTTGCGACCTCGTCGAAGCACCAGGAAGAGGCTGCAGCCCTCGCCGCATGGCTGACCGCTCCCGAGCAGCAGCTCAAGCAGTTCGAGGCCGCTGGCGCCTTCCCGTCCACGACAGAGGCGCAGGAAGAACTTGCGACGGGCGGAACGCCCAACGAGTTCTTCAACGACGCCCCCGTCGGCACAATCCTCGCCTCGCGCGCTGAGGGCGTAAAGGCTCAGTTCAAGGGCCCGAAGGACTCGCTCATTCAGGAGAACGTCTTCGGACCTGCCATCAAGTCGCTTGACTCTGGCAACTCGAACGGCGAGCAGGCGTGGCAAGAGGCCTTGACATTGCTCGAGGAGCTCGTGAAGTAA
- a CDS encoding lipoate--protein ligase family protein, producing MHGEYKVPGGKLVVVDLDIEQGRIANFRLAGDFFLEPDSALDDINAAVNGMPESSDSASIATAISRALPDGAQLLGFSPESVAIAIRRSLSKASSWTDYDWKLIHGEALPPRLHLALDQVLTEEVGEGRRGPTLRIWEWNEPAVVIGSFQSLKNEVDLANAEKYGIDVVRRISGGGAMFMEAGGIITWSLYVPGDLVQGLTFADSYAFLDEWAVTALKSLGIDASYQPLNDITSPSGKIGGAAQKRLGNGAVLHHVTMSYDMDRDRMVEVLRIGREKMSDKGTKSANKRVDPLKTQTGLSRDAIIERMVDTFRGLYGLTPDEITPDEMAKAEQLVTEKFATDAWLKRVP from the coding sequence ATGCACGGGGAGTACAAGGTACCCGGTGGCAAGCTTGTTGTCGTCGACCTCGATATTGAGCAGGGCCGCATTGCTAACTTCCGGCTCGCCGGTGACTTCTTTCTCGAGCCAGACAGCGCCCTCGACGACATTAACGCCGCAGTTAACGGCATGCCAGAGTCCAGTGATTCGGCGAGCATCGCAACCGCGATCAGCCGGGCCCTGCCCGATGGCGCGCAGCTCTTGGGTTTCTCTCCCGAGTCGGTGGCCATCGCCATCCGCCGGTCCCTCTCGAAGGCCAGTAGCTGGACCGACTACGACTGGAAGCTCATCCACGGCGAAGCGCTGCCGCCTCGCCTGCACCTCGCTCTCGACCAGGTGCTCACAGAAGAAGTGGGCGAGGGCCGCCGCGGGCCGACTCTGCGCATCTGGGAGTGGAACGAACCGGCCGTCGTGATCGGCAGCTTTCAGTCCCTCAAGAACGAGGTGGATCTCGCCAACGCCGAGAAGTATGGCATCGACGTTGTGCGCCGGATCAGCGGTGGTGGCGCCATGTTCATGGAGGCCGGCGGAATCATCACATGGTCGCTCTATGTGCCGGGCGATCTGGTGCAGGGCCTCACGTTCGCCGATTCGTATGCGTTCCTCGATGAGTGGGCCGTGACGGCGCTCAAGTCCCTCGGCATCGACGCGAGCTACCAGCCGCTCAACGACATCACGAGCCCGTCAGGCAAAATTGGCGGAGCTGCCCAGAAGCGTCTCGGCAATGGCGCCGTCCTTCATCACGTGACCATGAGCTACGACATGGACCGGGACCGCATGGTCGAGGTTCTGCGCATCGGCCGCGAGAAGATGAGCGACAAGGGCACCAAGAGCGCCAACAAGAGGGTCGACCCGCTCAAGACGCAGACGGGGCTGAGCCGTGACGCGATTATCGAGCGGATGGTCGACACGTTCCGCGGACTGTATGGCCTGACGCCCGACGAGATCACGCCCGACGAGATGGCCAAGGCCGAGCAGCTGGTCACCGAGAAGTTCGCCACCGATGCGTGGCTCAAGCGGGTGCCGTGA
- a CDS encoding carbohydrate ABC transporter permease encodes MTTTVRPPAAAAPPAAPRPPAAPRRRRAVGLDRRPGWFVYAVLIVVLLGSAYPFWWSFVIASRDNSALGTPWPPLIPGGNFWSNALTVFDAVPFWQALANSIIVASVITFSVVTFSTLAGYAFAKLRFRGRNWLMVAVIATMAIPTQLGIIPLFILMRQWGWTGEIGSVIVPTLVTAFGVFFMRQYLVDVIPDELIEAARVDGASMISTFWHVGVPAARPAMAILGLFTFMTAWTDFLWPMLVLPNNPTLQVALSQLQSGYYVNFSIVLAGAVLSTLPLLVLFIIAGKQLISGIMQGAVKG; translated from the coding sequence ATGACCACCACCGTCAGGCCCCCCGCCGCAGCGGCACCGCCCGCAGCCCCTCGACCCCCGGCCGCTCCCCGGCGCCGCAGGGCCGTAGGCCTTGATCGCCGACCCGGCTGGTTCGTCTATGCAGTCCTCATCGTGGTCTTGCTCGGCTCGGCCTACCCGTTCTGGTGGTCGTTCGTCATCGCCTCCCGCGATAACAGCGCCCTGGGCACTCCATGGCCTCCGCTGATCCCCGGCGGCAACTTCTGGAGCAACGCCCTCACCGTGTTCGATGCCGTGCCGTTCTGGCAGGCCCTCGCCAACAGCATCATCGTGGCATCCGTCATCACGTTCTCGGTCGTCACCTTCTCCACGCTCGCGGGCTACGCGTTCGCCAAACTGCGCTTTCGCGGCCGCAACTGGCTCATGGTGGCCGTGATCGCCACGATGGCGATCCCGACTCAGCTCGGCATCATCCCGCTCTTCATCCTGATGCGTCAGTGGGGCTGGACGGGCGAGATCGGGTCCGTGATCGTGCCCACGCTGGTCACCGCATTCGGCGTGTTCTTCATGCGGCAATACCTGGTGGATGTGATTCCCGACGAGCTGATCGAGGCCGCCAGGGTCGATGGTGCATCCATGATCAGCACCTTTTGGCACGTGGGGGTTCCCGCGGCTCGGCCCGCAATGGCCATCCTGGGCCTGTTCACCTTCATGACCGCGTGGACCGACTTTCTCTGGCCCATGCTCGTGCTGCCCAACAACCCCACCCTGCAGGTGGCGCTCTCGCAACTGCAGTCGGGCTACTACGTCAACTTCTCCATCGTGCTCGCCGGCGCGGTGCTGTCGACACTCCCCCTGCTCGTGCTGTTCATCATCGCCGGCAAGCAGCTCATCTCTGGAATCATGCAAGGAGCAGTGAAGGGCTAA
- a CDS encoding M15 family metallopeptidase, producing MVPDRRKNDVYLRRRIVVGIGALVALGLVASGVAIVTAPRAPDAAAPASTPPASASLSEVPAESVKPAPKPTPEQPEFDKAARSIDDPASIWVVANKTRPLSPLSFAPADLVTAKVPYTANAVLRAEAAAAMEQMFAAAQAEGAGSLMLQNAYRSYETQVSLHNSTVARLGKDKARAQSAIPGYSEHQTGLSADIMSSPQVCSVEACFGQTPQGIWLAENAWRFGYHLRYPADKTPVTGYIYEPWHYRYIGVELATEMRNKGITTLEEFFRLPPAPDYAPGV from the coding sequence ATGGTTCCCGACCGGCGCAAAAACGACGTCTATCTCAGGCGACGAATTGTGGTCGGCATCGGCGCGCTCGTCGCCCTCGGACTCGTGGCCTCCGGAGTTGCCATTGTCACGGCACCTCGCGCACCCGATGCCGCCGCTCCCGCGTCTACGCCGCCAGCATCCGCCTCCCTTTCGGAGGTCCCGGCGGAGAGCGTGAAGCCCGCCCCGAAGCCCACCCCCGAGCAACCCGAGTTCGACAAGGCGGCCCGATCGATCGACGACCCCGCCAGCATCTGGGTCGTCGCCAATAAGACTCGACCCCTCTCGCCCCTCAGCTTTGCGCCTGCCGACCTCGTCACGGCCAAGGTGCCATACACGGCCAACGCCGTGCTGCGCGCAGAGGCCGCCGCCGCGATGGAGCAGATGTTCGCCGCGGCGCAGGCCGAGGGCGCGGGATCCCTCATGCTTCAGAACGCCTACCGCTCGTATGAGACCCAGGTGTCGCTGCACAACTCCACGGTCGCTCGGCTGGGAAAAGACAAGGCTCGCGCCCAGAGCGCGATTCCCGGGTACAGCGAGCACCAGACCGGGTTGTCGGCCGACATCATGTCGTCGCCCCAAGTGTGTTCGGTTGAGGCCTGCTTCGGGCAGACACCCCAGGGCATATGGCTCGCAGAAAACGCCTGGCGCTTCGGGTATCACTTGAGATACCCGGCCGATAAGACCCCCGTCACCGGCTACATCTACGAGCCGTGGCACTACCGCTACATCGGCGTCGAACTCGCCACAGAGATGCGCAACAAGGGCATCACGACGCTCGAAGAGTTCTTTCGGCTACCGCCGGCCCCCGACTACGCGCCGGGGGTCTGA